In Anaerolineae bacterium, the following are encoded in one genomic region:
- a CDS encoding glycosyltransferase family 39 protein — MRDAKRIFTLAIIALAFFLQSFLLARPSLWHDEGISIYLASKGLRELLKETGGTDHPPLYFILLHFWIGFAGKSEFAARFFSVFWGVISVALVYPLGVRIFKPGNARLAMLLLAFSPFFIRYAQETRGYTLWVALLLASFYFLGRGWQEKAFRFWLAYSISTLGALYTHFFSVFALASQLIYILLRRLLRADGRLFLWPKRALGLSLFSVALGFSPWVPNLLSQLKHNTTYWPGSLNLGKALREWFHFFAVGETLKGSWAETGTGLFLAFVLAGMAVALLRFKNQKYRFFALVYPTFGILIFAFFLFLALLTRPKYHPRYLLPTLPLAMLLFSGGMDFLKNKVPRLPPVLILFFLWTNLLSLKGYYFDPAFSRDDFRQVVGYINQNAQPGDGIILVGGHFLPVLEYYDRTGLPVYPLPPGILPRVDKVLTSWEASRLLNEVTIRHRRVWLVLWQEELADPRRIVMDLLTTYSNRLPVHMEIPHGPALLLFSLENTPYFPPTPPISHPLRVKFGDNMELLGYDLGGSGWVRYHHDKRASFRQGETIYITLYWRAMGPVSQNYSAFTHLLNSEGKFCSGLDKLLGDGFYPTSRWPPGEIYWQDYPLPIPPELPEGRYLIEVGLYNLETMERLPVLDEDGKILDNKIILGAVEVTK; from the coding sequence ATGAGGGATGCAAAGAGGATTTTTACACTGGCAATAATCGCGCTTGCTTTCTTCCTTCAAAGTTTCCTTCTGGCTCGTCCAAGCCTCTGGCATGATGAGGGCATAAGCATTTACCTGGCTTCCAAAGGCTTGAGAGAACTTTTGAAAGAAACGGGTGGGACCGATCACCCTCCCCTTTACTTTATACTCCTCCACTTCTGGATCGGATTCGCTGGCAAAAGCGAGTTTGCTGCGAGGTTTTTCTCTGTTTTTTGGGGAGTGATAAGTGTTGCCCTGGTTTATCCGTTAGGAGTGAGGATATTCAAGCCCGGGAACGCTCGGTTGGCTATGCTTCTTTTAGCTTTTTCGCCCTTCTTTATCCGCTATGCTCAGGAGACCAGAGGGTATACCTTGTGGGTTGCTCTTCTTTTAGCCTCCTTTTATTTCCTCGGGCGTGGCTGGCAAGAAAAGGCTTTTCGCTTCTGGCTTGCCTACTCCATTTCAACCCTGGGTGCGCTTTACACTCACTTTTTCTCGGTTTTCGCCCTGGCTTCTCAGCTCATTTACATCCTCCTCAGACGCTTGTTGAGGGCCGACGGACGGCTTTTCCTATGGCCTAAACGGGCTCTGGGGCTCTCTCTTTTCTCCGTAGCGCTGGGTTTTTCCCCATGGGTCCCTAATTTGCTTTCTCAGCTGAAACACAATACCACTTACTGGCCTGGGAGTTTAAACCTGGGCAAAGCTCTGCGAGAGTGGTTCCATTTCTTTGCCGTGGGGGAAACTCTTAAGGGATCCTGGGCAGAAACAGGAACAGGTCTTTTCCTGGCCTTCGTTCTGGCAGGAATGGCCGTTGCTTTACTGCGCTTCAAAAACCAGAAATATCGTTTTTTTGCCCTCGTTTATCCGACCTTCGGAATCTTAATTTTTGCTTTTTTCCTCTTCCTCGCACTTCTGACGCGTCCTAAATATCACCCCCGTTATTTACTTCCTACTTTGCCCCTCGCCATGCTCCTTTTCTCCGGGGGGATGGACTTTCTAAAAAACAAAGTCCCTCGGCTCCCACCTGTCCTGATCCTGTTTTTCCTCTGGACCAACCTTTTATCCCTGAAGGGCTATTATTTTGACCCCGCTTTTTCCAGAGATGACTTCCGTCAGGTCGTGGGTTACATAAACCAGAATGCACAGCCCGGGGATGGGATAATACTGGTAGGAGGGCATTTTCTACCGGTCTTGGAATACTATGACCGCACAGGCTTGCCCGTCTACCCGCTCCCACCCGGTATATTGCCCAGGGTGGACAAAGTTTTGACTTCCTGGGAAGCCTCAAGGCTCCTAAATGAGGTGACCATTCGTCACCGGAGGGTATGGCTTGTCCTCTGGCAGGAAGAACTGGCTGATCCCCGCCGCATAGTGATGGACCTTTTAACCACTTATTCCAACAGACTTCCCGTCCACATGGAGATACCTCATGGGCCTGCGCTTCTGCTTTTTTCCCTGGAAAACACTCCCTACTTCCCTCCAACTCCGCCGATAAGCCATCCTCTAAGGGTTAAATTTGGAGATAATATGGAACTTTTAGGCTACGATCTGGGGGGAAGCGGATGGGTACGTTACCATCACGATAAGCGCGCTTCTTTCCGCCAGGGGGAAACTATCTATATAACCCTTTACTGGAGAGCCATGGGGCCCGTAAGCCAGAACTATTCCGCTTTTACTCACCTTCTGAACAGTGAGGGGAAATTCTGCAGCGGTCTGGACAAATTGCTCGGGGATGGGTTTTACCCCACATCCCGCTGGCCTCCTGGGGAAATATACTGGCAGGATTATCCCCTTCCAATCCCCCCTGAACTTCCCGAAGGCCGTTACCTCATTGAGGTTGGCCTCTACAATCTGGAAACTATGGAGCGCCTGCCTGTGCTGGATGAGGATGGCAAAATTCTAGACAACAAGATAATCCTGGGGGCCGTGGAAGTTACGAAGTAA